The proteins below are encoded in one region of Oryzias melastigma strain HK-1 linkage group LG9, ASM292280v2, whole genome shotgun sequence:
- the rgmb gene encoding RGM domain family member B produces MGRAGCRSRGAERLASPSTVRRFRPSLLLLIGVLSYSFTGHCQVASPQCRIQKCTTDFVSLTSHLTPAVDGFHTEFCKALRAYSACTQKTAKSCRGDLVFHSAVLGISDLMSQRNCSKDGPTSTSHPEIHTEPCNYHSRSQQAHIHSHLHVHTHSHAHSGGHSRPGYLFCGLFGDPHLRTFKDSFQTCKVEGAWPLIDNDYLSVQVTNVPVVPGSSATATNKITIIFKPYEGCTDQRVYQAVTDNLPAAFDDGTVSSGDPIHTSVSAEGAARKVRALWISERSPGRHVELHAGYIGVTVIVRQLGRYLTLAVRIPEEMAQAYDASQDLQLCLNGCPSGERIDQGGHLPLPRSPPALGLQLQQLRRPSYSSQTQAHPFGANQVFGLEGAKERCKEQLKVPDIYFHSCVFDLLTTGDVNFTVAASCAQKDMESLHPHRDRWRIYPHGSAASKYPSVALLLLTALLIL; encoded by the exons ATGGGGAGAGCCGGATGCCGTAGCCGCGGGGCTGAGCGCCTGGCTTCCCCGTCTACGGTGCGCCGTTTCCGGCcatcgctgctgctgctgatcgGCGTTCTGTCCTACAGTTTCACGG GTCACTGCCAGGTGGCATCTCCTCAGTGTCGAATCCAAAAGTGCACCACCGACTTTGTCTCCCTGACCTCCCACCTGACCCCTGCCGTGGATGGCTTTCACACCGAGTTTTGCAAAGCTCTACGCGCTTACTCGGCCTGCACGCAGAAGACAGCCAAGTCCTGTCGGGGGGACCTGGTCTTCCACTCGGCTGTGCTTGGCATCTCGGACCTCATGAGCCAGAGAAACTGCTCCAAAGACGGCCCCACCTCCACCTCTCACCCCGAGATCCACACGGAACCCTGCAACTACCACAGCCGCAGCCAGCAGGCGCACATCCACTCCCACCTCCACGTGCACACGCACTCCCACGCCCACAGCGGCGGCCACTCTCGGCCCGGGTACCTGTTCTGTGGACTGTTCGGAGACCCACATCTTAGAACGTTTAAGGACAGCTTCCAGACCTGTAAGGTCGAAGGGGCGTGGCCTCTTATTGACAATGACTACCTTTCAGTTCAGGTCACTAATGTGCCTGTGGTTCCTGGCTCCAGCGCCACAGCAACCAACAAG ATCACCATCATCTTCAAGCCTTACGAGGGCTGCACAGATCAGAGGGTCTATCAGGCGGTCACCGACAACCTCCCCGCAGCCTTTGACGACGGGACTGTGAGCAGTGGAGACCCCATCCACACCTCTGTTAGCGCCGAGGGTGCGGCCCGGAAGGTCCGGGCTTTGTGGATCTCTGAGCGCAGCCCGGGGCGCCACGTAGAGCTGCACGCTGGCTACATCGGCGTAACCGTGATCGTTCGCCAGCTGGGACGCTACCTGACGCTGGCGGTCCGGATCCCCGAGGAGATGGCTCAGGCCTATGACGCCTCCCAGGACCTTCAGCTCTGCCTGAACGGCTGTCCTAGCGGCGAGCGCATTGACCAGGGGGGGCACCTTCCCCTGCCGCGCTCTCCCCCAGCACTGGGCTtgcagctccagcagctgcGTCGGCCTAGTTACTCCTCACAGACACAAGCACATCCCTTTGGTGCCAATCAAGTTTTCGGACTGGAGGGGGCGAAGGAGCGTTGCAAGGAGCAGCTGAAAGTGCCGGACATCTACTTCCACTCTTGTGTGTTTGATCTCCTGACTACCGGGGACGTGAACTTCACAGTCGCAGCATCCTGTGCACAGAAGGACATGGAGAGCCTCCACCCACACCGGGACAGGTGGAGAATCTACCCGCATGGTTCTGCAGCCAGCAAGTATCCTTCTGTCGCCCTGCTCTTGCTGACTGCGCTTTTGATACTCTGA